The Brassica oleracea var. oleracea cultivar TO1000 chromosome C6, BOL, whole genome shotgun sequence genome includes a region encoding these proteins:
- the LOC106300902 gene encoding uncharacterized protein LOC106300902, translating to MEEVRLSPLRQISVKSSLSGRSTPRGSPRVHSSGRTPPRREGRGGGGAVQWFRSSRLVYWLLLITLWTYLGFYVQSRWAHDNENKVEFLRFGGKLRKDVVVHVDVDKSKGMGSVANETSDALVSVTPAKDDAGVNKKRTDVSLSKKDDVASRRSLSSRRKTRKASRTSRSKHKVSKAVESKALEDEQDPQLPMTNATYANLLGPFGSLEDKVLEWSPHRRSGTCDRKSDFKRLVWSRRFVLLFHELSMTGAPISMMELASELLSCGATVSAVVLSRRGGLMQELTRRRIKVVEDKGELSFKTAMKADLIIAGSAVCTSWIDQYMNHHPAGGSQIAWWIMENRREYFDRAKPVLDRVKMLIFLSESQSKQWLTWCEEEHIRLRSQPVIVPLSVNDELAFVAGIPSSLNTPTLSPEKMREKRQTLRESVRTELGLTDADMLVMSLSSINPGKGQLLLLESVSLALAEREQGAQRNHKGTVWKEKVNPSRKHRLRGSSRQMQSTSLTLDNAAGRQKQELKLLLGSVGSKSNKVEYVKEMLSFLSSNGNLSKSIIWTPATTRVASLYSAADVYVTNSQGVGETFGRVTIEAMAYGLTVVGTDAGGTKEIVEHNVTGLLHPMGRLGNKDLAHNLLFLLRNQDARRQMGIEGRKKVEKMYMKQHMYKRFVDVLVKCMRP from the exons ATGGAAGAGGTTCGGTTGTCGCCGCTGAGGCAGATAAGCGTTAAGTCTTCACTCTCTGGGAGGTCTACTCCAAGGGGTTCACCTAGAGTGCATTCTTCTGGTAGGACTCCTCCTCGTAGAGAGGGCAGAGGTGGAGGGGGTGCGGTTCAGTGGTTTCGTAGCAGCCGCCTCGTCTACTGGCTGCTTTTGATTACTCTTTGGACGTATCTTGGGTTCTATGTTCAGTCTAGGTGGGCGCATGATAACGAAAACAAAGTTGAGTTTTTACGGTTTGGAGGCAAGCTGAGAAAGGATGTTGTTGTACATGTGGATGTGGATAAGAGCAAAGGGATGGGTTCCGTTGCTAATGAGACTTCTGATGCTTTGGTGAGTGTTACTCCCGCTAAAGATGATGCTGGCGTGAATAAGAAGAGGACGGATGTTAGTCTGAGCAAGAAAGATGACGTGGCTTCTCGGCGGAGCTTGAGTTCCAGGCGGAAGACGAGAAAAGCTAGCCGGACTTCACGTAGTAAGCACAAGGTGTCTAAAGCGGTTGAGAGTAAGGCTTTGGAGGATGAGCAAGACCCGCAACTTCCAATGACGAATGCTACTTACGCCAACCTTCTTGGTCCGTTCGGATCACTAGAGGATAAAGTTCTCGAGTGGAGCCCGCATAGACGGTCCGGGACTTGCGACAGGAAGTCAGACTTTAAACGCCTTGTTTGGTCGAGGAGATTCGTTTTGCTTTTTCACGAGCTCTCGATGACTGGCGCTCCTATTTCGATGATGGAGCTGGCTTCGGAGCTTTTGAGCTGCGGTGCAACAGTCAGTGCAGTTGTTCTCAGCAGAAGAGGTGGGTTGATGCAAGAGCTCACTAGGAGAAGGATCAAAGTGGTTGAAGACAAAGGAGAACTCAGCTTCAAGACTGCCATGAAAGCAGATTTGATCATCGCTGGGTCAGCAGTTTGTACCTCATGGATAG ATCAATACATGAATCATCATCCAGCTGGTGGAAGTCAAATAGCTTGGTGGATAATGGAGAACCGAAGAGAATACTTTGACCGAGCTAAACCGGTGCTTGACCGAGTGAAGATGCTAATTTTTCTATCGGAATCACAGAGCAAACAATGGTTAACATGGTGCGAAGAGGAGCATATAAGGCTTAGATCACAACCAGTGATTGTTCCTCTATCTGTTAACGATGAGCTGGCCTTTGTTGCTGGGATTCCTTCCTCGCTCAACACACCAACACTATCTCCAGAGAAAATGAGGGAGAAGAGACAAACACTACGTGAATCAGTCAGAACGGAGTTGGGCTTAACAGATGCAGATATGCTCGTGATGTCTCTTAGCAGCATAAACCCAGGAAAGGGACAACTTCTTCTCCTCGAATCTGTTTCCTTAGCACTTGCTGAGAGAGAACAAGGAGCTCAAAGGAATCACAAAGGCACCGTTTGGAAAGAGAAGGTTAACCCCTCAAGGAAACATCGCCTAAGAGGCTCATCTCGACAGATGCAAAGTACTTCTCTCACACTTGATAATGCAGCGGGAAGACAGAAACAAGAGCTTAAACTTCTCTTGGGATCAGTGGGTTCAAAGAGCAACAAAGTTGAATACGTTAAAGAGATGTTAAGCTTCTTATCTAGCAACGGAAACCTATCTAAGTCAATCATTTGGACTCCAGCAACCACTCGTGTTGCTTCATTATACTCTGCAGCAGATGTCTACGTCACAAACTCTCAG GGAGTTGGTGAAACATTTGGGAGAGTGACGATAGAAGCAATGGCGTATGGACTTACAGTGGTGGGAACAGATGCAGGAGGAACAAAAGAGATTGTGGAACATAACGTGACCGGTCTACTTCACCCAATGGGACGATTAGGTAACAAAGATTTGGCCCACAATCTCTTGTTTCTACTTAGAAACCAAGATGCAAGGCGACAAATGGGGATCGAAGGACGCAAGAAGGTTGAGAAGATGTACATGAAGCAACATATGTACAAGCGATTCGTCGACGTTCTTGTCAAATGCATGAGACCATAA